A genomic segment from Epinephelus fuscoguttatus linkage group LG17, E.fuscoguttatus.final_Chr_v1 encodes:
- the rnf5 gene encoding E3 ubiquitin-protein ligase RNF5, with product MAAADPRSSSDGGPASRGGYSAGESSSDRDGQGGSSGGGGSGEGERERDRATFECNICLDTARDAVISMCGHLFCWPCLHQWLETQPSRQQCPVCKAGISREKVIPLYGRGSSSQEDPRLKTPPRPQGQRTEPESRGGMFQGFGDTGFHMSFGIGAFPFGFFTTVFNANDPFHRADQYAGDHQGNGNLNNGNNNWQDSLFLFVAIFFFFWLLSV from the exons ATGGCGGCTGCGGATCCCCGATCCTCGAGTGACGGCGGGCCGGCCAGCAGAGGAGGATACTCGGCTGGGGAGAGCAGCAGCGACCGCGACGGGCAGGGcggcagcagcggcggcggcggcagcgGGGAGGGCGAACGGGAGCGGGACCGGGCCACCTTCGAGTGCAACATTTGTTTGGACACTGCCAGAGACGCTGTCATCAGTATGTGCGGACACTTGTTCTG ctggCCCTGTCTCCATCAA TGGTTGGAGACACAGCCCAGCAGGCAGCAGTGTCCTGTTTGTAAAGCAGGCATCagcagggagaaagtcatcccGCTGTACGGCAGAGGAAGCTCCAGCCAGGAAGACCCCAG GTTGAAAACTCCACCTCGGCCTCAGGGACAGAGAACAGAGCCAGAGAGTCGAGGCGGG ATGTTTCAGGGCTTCGGGGACACTGGCTTTCACATGTCTTTCGGCATCGGTGCTTTCCCCTTCGGCTTTTTCACCACAGTCTTCAACGCCAACGATCCTTTTCACAGAGCAG ACCAGTATGCAGGTGATCACCAAGGCAATGGCAACCTCAACAACGGCAATAACAACTGGCAAgactccctcttcctcttcgtggccatcttcttcttcttctggctgCTGAGCGTGTGA
- the slc44a4 gene encoding choline transporter-like protein 4, which translates to MGKKQEETSDSEYGEPAQFDPSFKGPMKKRGCTDIICCILFMAVILGYIAVGILAWLFGDPRHVLYPRNSTGWFCGIGPNEGRPNLLYMDILKCATSINVMATALNGLQCPTTQVCVEKCPTEFWAVGIQAYFQKPAEVFNQSLCVPSLDLAKTDLSVKDIVDKELCPFFSMPTNSILGRCLPDIFKLDKIPSEFANIPGLPSSVNDTVGLIKNGTGDIVNGFNAREIGTRIFEDFASSWPWILLGLLIAMVVSLLFLLLLRFTAPVMVWVLIIGVLGAGAYGIWHCYWEYDNYKQQSASITDIGFTTNFKVYLQVQETWLAFLIIISVAEAIILLTIIFLRTRILIAIALIQESSKAISHMMSSLLYPLITFVLLVVCVAYWGATALYLATSGGPIYKVVALNSTMDGCGTVNGTVDCDPQNFTSSDYPGCPSASCIFIKYNDEGFFQRNLFNLQIYNVVAFLWCVNFVIALGQCTLAGAFASYYWAFTKPDDIPMFPLSASFIRALRYHVGSLAFGALILTLVQLVRIILEYIDHKTRAAQNACARFILCCMKCCLWCLEKFIKFINRNAYIMIAIYGKNFCVSAKNAFMLLMRNVVRVVVLDKVTDLLLFFGKLLVVAGVGVLSFFFFSGRILLPGNTFSSETLNYYWMPIITVVFGSYLIAHGFFSVYNMCVDTLFLCFLEDLERNDGSLQKPYYMSKNLMKILNKSNKKVPKKVKGKD; encoded by the exons GAGAACCTGCTCAGTTTGACCCATCATTCAAGGGACCCATGAAGAAAAG AGGATGCACTGATATAATCTGCTGTATCCTGTTTATGGCAGTCATCCTTGGCTACATAGCAGTCGGGATTTTAG CTTGGCTATTTGGAGATCCAAGACATGTTCTTTATCCAAGAAACTCAACTGGATGGTTCTGTGGCATCGGACCAAATGA AGGCCGACCCAACCTGCTCTATATGGACATTCTTAAATGTGCCACATCAATTAACGTTATGGCGACTGCTCTTAATGGTTTACAGTGTCCAACCACACAG GTGTGTGTGGAAAAATGTCCCACTGAGTTCTGGGCTGTGGGAATACAGGCATATTTTCAAAAGCCGGCAGAGGTTTTCAATCAAAGCCTCTGTGTTCCATCCTTAGACCTGGCAAAAACTGATCTG aGTGTTAAAGACATTGTGGACAAGGAGCTGTGTCCTTTCTTCTCCATGCCCACAAACTCCA TACTGGGGAGATGTTTGCCTGATATCTTTAAACTGGACAAGATCCCTTCGGAGTTTGCCAATATTCCAGGCTTACCTTCCTCAGTCAATGACACAGTTGGCCTAATCAAGAACGGCACTGG AGATATTGTGAATGGCTTCAATGCCAGAGAGATTGGTACACGAATCTTTGAGGATTTTGCGTCGTCATGGCCATGGATCCTCCT AGGTTTGCTAATAGCCATGGTGGTCAGTCTGCTGTTCCTGTTACTGTTGAGATTCACTGCTCCAGTCATGGTGTGGGTGCTCATCATAGGAGTCCTGGGTGCTGGGGCATATG GTATATGGCATTGCTACTGGGAGTATGATAATTACAAGCAGCAGTCTGCCTCCATCACTGACATTGGTTTCACCACCAACTTCAAGGTTTACCTGCAAGTCCAAGAGACCTGGCTGGCCTTCT TGATAATTATATCTGTGGCAGAGGCGATCATTCTCCTAACCATCATCTTCCTGCGGACCAGAATCCTCATAGCCATCGCCCTCATCCAGGAGTCCAGCAA GGCAATCAGTCACATGATGTCCTCTCTGCTGTACCCTCTGATCACCTTTGTTCTCCTGGTGGTGTGTGTTGCTTACTGGGGCGCCACTGCTTT ATATTTGGCTACCTCGGGAGGCCCAATCTACAAAGTGGTGGCTCTCAACTCCACTATGGACGGCTGTGGGACTGTCAATGGCACTGTGGACTGTGACCCTCAG AACTTCACCTCATCAGATTACCCAGGCTGCCCCTCAGCCAGCTGCATCTTCATCAAATACAACGACGAGGGTTTCTTCCAGAGGAACCTCTTCAACCTGCAAATCTACAACGTTGTGGCTTTTCTCTGGTGCGTCAACTTCGTCATCGCCTTGGGCCAGTGCACGCTGGCAGGGGCCTTTGCCTCTTACTACTGGGCCTTCACCAAACCAGATGATATCCCCATGTTCCCCCTGTCTGCTAGCTTCATACGCGCACTCAG GTACCACGTGGGCTCCTTGGCATTCGGTGCTTTGATCCTGACCCTGGTGCAGCTAGTGAGGATCATTCTGGAGTACATTGACCACAAAACAAGGG CGGCACAGAATGCATGTGCACGTTTCATATTGTGCTGCATGAAGTGCTGCCTCTGGTGTCTGGAGAAGTTCATCAAGTTCATCAACAGGAACGCTTACATCATG ATTGCCATTTATGGGAAGAACTTCTGCGTCTCAGCCAAAAATGCTTTCATGCTGCTCATGAGAAATGTAGTGAG GGTCGTGGTGCTCGATAAAGTGACAGACCTGCTGTTGTTCTTTGGAAAGCTCCTGGTGGTCGCAGGAGTAG GCGTATtgtccttctttttcttctctggaCGAATATTGCTACCAGGCAACACCTTCTCCTCTGAAACCCTCAACTACTACTGGATGCCAATTATT ACGGTGGTGTTTGGTAGCTACCTCATAGCTCATGGATTCTTCAGTGTGTACAACATGTGTGTCGATACACTCTTCCTCTGCTTCT TGGAGGACCTGGAGCGCAACGATGGATCTCTACAGAAGCCATACTATATGTCCAAAAACCTCATGAAGATCCTCAACAAATCCAACAAAAAAGTACCAAAAAAGGTTAAAGGGAAAGACTGA